A section of the Stenotrophomonas sp. 364 genome encodes:
- a CDS encoding SlyX family protein, protein MHDSTPTPREQALEARLIELEMRVSFQEQALAELSEALADARIEGSRNADLTRLLLEDLGKVRNALYSDSGEEPPPPHY, encoded by the coding sequence ATGCATGATTCCACCCCCACACCGCGTGAGCAGGCGCTGGAAGCGCGCCTGATCGAGCTGGAAATGCGCGTGTCCTTCCAGGAACAGGCCTTGGCCGAGCTCAGTGAAGCACTGGCCGATGCACGCATCGAAGGCAGCCGCAACGCCGACCTGACCCGCCTGCTGCTGGAGGACCTGGGCAAGGTCCGCAACGCGCTGTATTCCGATTCGGGCGAAGAACCGCCGCCCCCGCACTACTGA